A stretch of Dysidea avara chromosome 5, odDysAvar1.4, whole genome shotgun sequence DNA encodes these proteins:
- the LOC136257073 gene encoding E3 ubiquitin-protein ligase DDB_G0292642-like — protein sequence MAGMITIFISVTGRRTDRISMIIKETATIRELYQKVCERVNVELGNTILFFTNQILPADSNDTLQDFDVVANSNITLVQRVVGGGAQICGRDIHPTVRLSKNKCIFLHVDDDDISKRVEMPCGHAVTPDGLAEYVDGEVKKRKVRIICPIRNCCAEWKASEIVKRGLKPKEKESLETGLAKNVFREQGFLECPQCSGFIERSGNGTRMNCHICQKRGTPYEFCWSCQKEWINKDSYSNCGNIPCDPNADYQKILSTCKTKVLFGVKVPEVRACPSCKKAINHKEACKHMTCPTCRTRFCYICLAVYNGHWPCGAYNSPCKLASAQKV from the exons ATGGCTGGTATGATTACCATCTTTATTAGTGTTACAGGTAGAAGGACAGATAGGATAAGCATGATCATTAAAGAG ACAGCAACCATCAGGGAACTCTACCAGAAAGTCTGTGAAAGGGTTAATGTGGAGTTGGGAAACACAATTTTATTCTTTACCAACCAAATCCTACCTGCAGACAGTAATGATACACTGCAAGATTTTGACGTAGTAGCAAACTCAAATATCACACTTGTCCAGCGAGTTGTCGGTGGTGGAGCACAAATTTGTGGCAGAGATATTCATCCAACTGTAAGGCTGTCCAAGAACAAATGTATATTTTTAcatgttgatgatgatgatatatcCAAAAGGGTTGAAATGCCATGTGGTCACGCTGTGACTCCTGATGGACTGGCTGAATATGTTGATGGTGAGGTCAAGAAACGCAAAGTTAGAATCATTTGTCCTATAAGGAACTGTTGTGCTGAATGGAAGGCTTCTGAAATTGTGAAGAGAGGGTTAAAACCAAAAGAAAAGGAATCATTAGAAACTGGTTTGGCTAAAAATGTGTTTCGTGAACAAGGTTTTCTTGAATGTCCACAGTGTAGTGGTTTCATTGAGAGAAGTGGTAATGGTACAAGAATGAATTGTCACATTTGTCAAAAACGAGGGACTCCATATGAGTTTTGCTGGTCCTGTCAAAAAGAGTGGATTAACAAAGACAGTTACAGTAACTGTGGAAATATTCCTTGTGATCCAAATGCAGATTACCAAAAGATTCTCAGCACCTGCAAAACAAAGGTGCTGTTTGGAGTGAAAGTTCCTGAAGTGCGTGCTTGTCCCAGTTGTAAAAAGGCAATCAATCACAAAGAAGCCTGCAAGCACATGACTTGTCCAACCTGCCGTACACGTTTCTGCTATATCTGTTTGGCAGTCTACAATGGTCACTGGCCTTGTGGTGCCTACAACTCACCTTGTAAACTTGCTTCAGCACAAAAAGTGTGA
- the LOC136257074 gene encoding ubiquitin-conjugating enzyme E2-17 kDa-like isoform X2 codes for MMTSTIRLRQELKDLHKSALLKSNGISVQLPSDSNIHLWNVNILAPKKSLYEGTTFKLEIILSQKYPFEPPKIVKFVHPIPYHLNVSQSDGQVCIGLLKPDQWDPSTSCIESILNAIAVTLAQPQLDSYVDDDVNSIYLHNRRLYEEKARCSVKK; via the exons ATGATGACATCTACAATCAG ATTAAGACAAGAGTTGAAAGATTTACATAAGTCTGCTCTACTCAAGAGTAATGGTATTTCAGTACAACTACCCAGTGACTCCAATATCCATTTGTGGAATGTCAATATCTTGGCACCAAAGAAATCACTATATGAAG GAACCACTTTTAAACTGGAAATAATATTATC GCAGAAGTATCCATTTGAGCCACCAAAG ATAGTAAAGTTTGTTCACCCAATACCCTATCATCTTAATGTGAGTCAGTCAGATGGACAAGTGTGCATTGGATTGCTTAAGCCAGATCAGTGGGATCCATCCACCAGTTGTATTGAGAGCATCCTTAATGCTATTGCTGTCACCTTAGCACAACCACAACTGGATAGTTATGTGGACGATGATGTAAATAGCATCTACCTCCATAACAGAAGGTTGTATGAAGAGAAGGCAAGATGCAGTGTGAAGAAATGA
- the LOC136257074 gene encoding ubiquitin-conjugating enzyme E2-17 kDa-like isoform X1 → MMTSTIRLRQELKDLHKSALLKSNGISVQLPSDSNIHLWNVNILAPKKSLYEAPIMIMILFVTPGTTFKLEIILSQKYPFEPPKIVKFVHPIPYHLNVSQSDGQVCIGLLKPDQWDPSTSCIESILNAIAVTLAQPQLDSYVDDDVNSIYLHNRRLYEEKARCSVKK, encoded by the exons ATGATGACATCTACAATCAG ATTAAGACAAGAGTTGAAAGATTTACATAAGTCTGCTCTACTCAAGAGTAATGGTATTTCAGTACAACTACCCAGTGACTCCAATATCCATTTGTGGAATGTCAATATCTTGGCACCAAAGAAATCACTATATGAAG CACCCATCATGATCATGATTTTATTTGTCACTCCAGGAACCACTTTTAAACTGGAAATAATATTATC GCAGAAGTATCCATTTGAGCCACCAAAG ATAGTAAAGTTTGTTCACCCAATACCCTATCATCTTAATGTGAGTCAGTCAGATGGACAAGTGTGCATTGGATTGCTTAAGCCAGATCAGTGGGATCCATCCACCAGTTGTATTGAGAGCATCCTTAATGCTATTGCTGTCACCTTAGCACAACCACAACTGGATAGTTATGTGGACGATGATGTAAATAGCATCTACCTCCATAACAGAAGGTTGTATGAAGAGAAGGCAAGATGCAGTGTGAAGAAATGA